From one Acidimicrobiales bacterium genomic stretch:
- a CDS encoding GAF domain-containing sensor histidine kinase produces MSTVLDEVQTGEGDPDGDAPRRRSWRRQTARLTRAGGIRDEDDLVAAGLVDDVDLLEPFNPAILAIRWGTTAVSVALSVPFFIEADWKVVAWCGVIMALTIIRTARPLEYNGDTRSLISVLAELAIPVLAVASTGYWDSPFVFSLVTAIIVAGFARGFGFGLRVAGASALAVALPDLAGADMDAEAVRASAQWVVVMLMVALVAGYARRISGEADRQHSVALDRLGRLADANALLFSLHRVTQTLPASFDLDEVLDTTVTRLRGLFDYDAAVILLLDDTDSSMWVVARRDGTRLPERIPTAQLPPPLLEVVTTQALVAQGNLLREGGPGLVPSTSSGLYTPLRARGAMIGLLSIEHADAHHFSARDVELLNGFVEPAALAIDNARWFSRLRTVGADEERTRIARDLHDRIGQSLAYLAFELDRIVSADTKGDDVGPSLEQLRGDVRGVIREVRDTLYDLRTDVSESQDMADTIEAYAKRVAERSSIEVRLFADRGPRLPILQEREMWRIAQEALTNVERHAHASKVRIVWRCNGTSAALEVLDDGAGFPEGRSGRLDSYGIVGMRERASSIGATLELVSAQGKGTRVRCLLQGG; encoded by the coding sequence ATGAGTACGGTCCTCGACGAGGTCCAGACGGGTGAGGGCGATCCGGACGGTGACGCGCCCCGACGCCGTTCGTGGCGCCGCCAGACCGCCCGCCTGACCCGTGCGGGCGGGATCCGTGACGAGGACGACCTCGTCGCCGCCGGTCTCGTCGACGACGTCGACCTGCTCGAGCCCTTCAACCCCGCCATCCTCGCCATCCGCTGGGGCACGACGGCGGTGTCGGTCGCCCTGTCGGTGCCGTTCTTCATCGAGGCGGATTGGAAGGTGGTCGCCTGGTGCGGCGTCATCATGGCGCTCACCATCATCCGGACCGCCCGACCGCTCGAGTACAACGGCGACACCCGCAGCCTGATCTCGGTCCTCGCGGAGCTCGCCATCCCGGTGCTGGCCGTGGCCTCCACCGGCTACTGGGACTCGCCGTTCGTCTTCTCGCTGGTCACCGCGATCATCGTCGCCGGCTTCGCCCGTGGCTTCGGTTTCGGCCTGCGGGTGGCGGGCGCCTCGGCGCTGGCCGTGGCCCTCCCCGACCTCGCCGGGGCGGACATGGACGCCGAAGCCGTGCGCGCCTCGGCCCAGTGGGTCGTGGTCATGCTCATGGTGGCGCTCGTCGCCGGCTACGCCCGGCGCATCTCGGGCGAGGCCGACCGCCAGCACTCCGTGGCCCTCGACCGGCTCGGCCGCCTCGCCGACGCCAACGCCCTGCTGTTCTCCCTCCACCGGGTGACCCAGACGCTGCCGGCGTCGTTCGACCTCGACGAGGTGCTGGACACCACGGTGACCCGCCTGCGGGGCCTGTTCGACTACGACGCCGCGGTCATCCTGCTGCTCGACGACACGGACTCCTCCATGTGGGTGGTCGCCCGCCGGGACGGGACCCGCCTCCCCGAGCGCATCCCCACCGCCCAGCTCCCGCCGCCGCTGCTCGAGGTCGTGACCACCCAGGCGCTGGTCGCCCAGGGCAACCTGCTGCGCGAGGGTGGTCCGGGGCTGGTCCCGTCGACCTCGTCCGGGCTGTACACGCCGCTGCGAGCCCGCGGCGCCATGATCGGGCTGCTGTCGATCGAGCACGCCGACGCCCACCACTTCAGCGCCCGGGACGTGGAGCTCCTCAACGGCTTCGTCGAGCCGGCCGCCCTGGCCATCGACAACGCCCGCTGGTTCTCCCGGCTGCGCACCGTCGGTGCCGACGAGGAGCGGACGCGCATCGCCCGTGACCTCCACGACCGCATCGGGCAGTCACTCGCCTACCTCGCCTTCGAGCTGGACCGCATCGTCTCGGCCGACACCAAGGGCGACGACGTCGGCCCGTCGCTCGAGCAGCTGCGCGGCGACGTCCGCGGGGTGATCCGCGAGGTGCGCGACACCCTGTACGACCTGCGCACCGACGTCTCGGAGAGCCAGGACATGGCCGACACCATCGAGGCCTACGCCAAGCGCGTGGCCGAGCGCAGCAGCATCGAGGTGCGCCTCTTCGCCGACCGTGGGCCTCGCCTGCCCATCCTCCAGGAACGGGAGATGTGGCGGATCGCCCAGGAGGCACTCACCAATGTGGAGCGCCACGCCCACGCCTCGAAGGTGCGGATCGTGTGGCGCTGCAACGGCACCTCGGCCGCTCTCGAGGTGCTCGACGACGGTGCCGGGTTCCCGGAGGGCCGCAGTGGCCGCCTGGACTCGTACGGCATCGTCGGCATGCGAGAGCGAGCGTCCAGCATCGGCGCCACGCTCGAGCTCGTGTCCGCTCAGGGCAAGGGCACCCGCGTCCGATGCCTTCTCCAAGGGGGATGA
- a CDS encoding type II secretion system F family protein, translating to MLLPLFVLLIGAGIAVIIYTVLTDVEEKSVVRSSLRQLDGYEVENVRDQELLVPLRQRAFVPLLHGLTGLGQRFTPVGYVDGVRQKFVYSGRPSADAVDRFLAIRVVTVAAVPVVFILAFFVLPLTGKMPFLMFAMTSLALVLGPDAMLNRRVEARQHSMQVQLPDILDLLVISVEAGLGFEQALDRTVKAVPGALSDEFARMLGETRAGSSRSDAMRALEGRTKVPEIRSFVLAILQADTFGVSIGRVLRAQADEMRIKRRQLAQEKAQKAPVKMLIPMVFCIFPALFVVVIGPAAIRIRNNF from the coding sequence ATGCTCCTGCCGCTGTTCGTCCTCCTCATCGGTGCCGGCATCGCCGTCATCATCTACACGGTCCTCACCGACGTCGAAGAGAAGTCGGTCGTCCGCAGCTCGCTCCGGCAGCTCGACGGCTACGAAGTCGAGAACGTCCGCGACCAGGAGCTGCTGGTCCCGCTCCGCCAGCGGGCCTTCGTGCCGCTGCTCCACGGCCTCACAGGGCTCGGCCAGCGCTTCACCCCGGTCGGCTACGTCGACGGCGTGCGCCAGAAGTTCGTGTACTCGGGCCGGCCCAGCGCCGACGCCGTGGACCGGTTCCTGGCCATCCGGGTGGTCACGGTGGCCGCCGTGCCGGTGGTCTTCATCCTGGCGTTCTTCGTGCTCCCGCTGACCGGCAAGATGCCCTTCCTCATGTTCGCCATGACCTCGCTGGCGCTGGTGCTCGGCCCGGACGCCATGCTCAACCGTCGGGTCGAGGCCCGTCAGCACTCGATGCAGGTCCAGCTGCCCGACATCCTCGACCTCCTCGTCATCAGCGTCGAGGCCGGCCTGGGCTTCGAGCAGGCCCTGGACCGCACGGTCAAGGCGGTCCCCGGAGCGCTCTCCGACGAGTTCGCCCGCATGCTGGGTGAGACCCGGGCCGGCTCGTCCCGCAGCGACGCCATGCGGGCCCTCGAGGGGCGCACCAAGGTCCCCGAGATCCGCTCGTTCGTCCTGGCCATCCTCCAGGCCGACACCTTCGGCGTCTCCATCGGACGGGTCCTGCGGGCCCAGGCCGACGAGATGCGCATCAAGCGCCGCCAGCTCGCCCAGGAGAAGGCGCAAAAGGCGCCGGTGAAGATGCTCATCCCGATGGTCTTCTGCATCTTCCCGGCCCTCTTCGTCGTCGTCATCGGCCCCGCAGCCATCCGCATCCGCAACAACTTCTGA
- a CDS encoding type II secretion system F family protein has product MKRLTRLRLLALSGLVGVLALAGPAALAQSTGGQDGEPFFSIRSVDSADGPETILGITWTGDAADLDGLEVTENGRDVRLGEPTPNADPRGVVFVVDSSAAMETALPSVKDAVAGLAADLPEGTEMALVSYADTTQMVREFTTDPQAIADGVDTLTPQGAAAMWDGIYAGAQALADSTELQPNLVVVSASPDSASVTPASRASGLTTSLGTAVFAVGLEPGAPAAALEQLVNTSGGRYLPTTDVDRTMKRDVLPSIDGQYDVLFATEVKAGEVVDLEASVGDLSTAVSYVDGGTVSGNLELSPMATSSGGGGGILHSSMGKLIAVLLALVAVTLGAYALILVFSKDEDGLSAVLQVYSEGYGAEGESDDADGGAATSALIQRAVDFTEEIAERQGLLAKTEASLERAAMPLRAAEALFFYGAFTLAAFVLIFLLSGNLMATLVVGVVLAAIPPMIVSIKAKKRQKAFLAQLPDTLALLAGTLRAGYSLMQGVEAVSQEVAEPMGNELRRVVTESRLGRPLEESLEASAERMNSPDFSWAVMAVRIQREVGGNLAELLLTVGDTMTQRERLRRDVASLTAEGKVSAIVLGLLPLGLAAAMYVVNPDYISALFTTKAGNVMLGAALVLAGFGFWWMKKTIEIEI; this is encoded by the coding sequence ATGAAGCGCCTGACCCGACTCCGACTGCTCGCCCTGAGCGGCCTGGTGGGCGTCCTCGCGCTCGCCGGGCCCGCGGCCCTGGCCCAGAGCACCGGCGGCCAGGACGGCGAGCCCTTCTTCTCCATCCGCTCGGTGGACAGCGCCGACGGGCCCGAGACCATCCTCGGCATCACCTGGACGGGTGACGCCGCGGACCTCGACGGCCTGGAGGTCACCGAGAACGGCCGAGACGTCCGCCTCGGCGAGCCCACGCCGAACGCCGATCCCCGCGGGGTGGTCTTCGTCGTCGACTCGTCGGCGGCCATGGAGACGGCGCTGCCGTCGGTGAAGGACGCAGTCGCCGGCCTCGCCGCCGACCTGCCCGAGGGCACGGAGATGGCGCTCGTCAGCTACGCCGACACCACCCAGATGGTGCGTGAGTTCACCACGGACCCCCAGGCCATCGCCGACGGGGTGGACACCCTGACGCCGCAGGGCGCCGCCGCCATGTGGGACGGGATCTACGCCGGCGCCCAGGCTCTCGCCGACAGCACCGAGCTCCAGCCGAACCTGGTCGTCGTGTCGGCCTCGCCCGACAGCGCCTCGGTGACGCCGGCCAGCCGCGCCAGCGGGCTCACCACCTCGCTCGGCACCGCAGTGTTCGCCGTGGGCCTCGAGCCCGGGGCCCCGGCGGCCGCCCTCGAGCAACTCGTGAACACCAGTGGCGGGCGCTACCTGCCCACGACCGACGTCGACCGCACCATGAAGCGCGACGTCCTGCCGTCCATCGACGGCCAGTACGACGTGCTCTTCGCCACCGAGGTGAAGGCCGGCGAGGTGGTCGACCTCGAGGCCAGCGTCGGTGACCTGAGCACCGCGGTCTCGTACGTCGACGGGGGCACCGTCTCCGGGAACCTCGAGCTGTCGCCGATGGCGACCTCGAGCGGTGGTGGGGGAGGGATCCTCCACTCGAGCATGGGCAAGCTCATCGCCGTCCTGCTCGCCCTCGTGGCCGTCACGCTGGGTGCCTACGCCCTGATCCTGGTCTTCTCGAAGGACGAGGACGGGCTGTCCGCGGTCCTCCAGGTGTACTCGGAGGGCTACGGGGCCGAGGGCGAGTCCGACGACGCCGACGGCGGCGCCGCCACCAGCGCCCTCATCCAACGGGCCGTCGACTTCACCGAGGAGATCGCCGAGCGTCAGGGCCTCCTGGCCAAGACGGAGGCCTCGCTCGAACGGGCGGCCATGCCGCTGCGGGCGGCCGAGGCGCTGTTCTTCTACGGCGCCTTCACGCTGGCGGCGTTCGTCCTGATCTTCCTGCTCTCGGGCAACCTGATGGCCACCCTCGTGGTCGGCGTCGTGCTCGCCGCCATCCCCCCGATGATCGTCAGCATCAAGGCCAAGAAGCGCCAGAAGGCGTTCCTGGCCCAGCTGCCCGACACGCTCGCTCTGCTGGCCGGCACGCTGCGGGCGGGCTACTCGCTGATGCAGGGCGTCGAGGCGGTCTCGCAGGAGGTCGCCGAGCCCATGGGCAACGAGCTGCGGCGTGTGGTCACCGAGTCCCGCCTCGGGCGACCGCTGGAGGAGTCCCTCGAGGCCTCCGCCGAGCGCATGAACAGCCCCGACTTCTCGTGGGCGGTCATGGCGGTGCGCATCCAGCGGGAGGTCGGCGGCAACCTGGCCGAGCTCCTCCTCACCGTGGGCGACACCATGACCCAACGTGAGCGCCTCCGCCGCGACGTGGCGTCGCTCACCGCAGAGGGCAAGGTCAGCGCCATCGTGCTCGGCCTGTTGCCCCTGGGTCTGGCGGCCGCCATGTACGTGGTGAACCCCGACTACATCTCAGCGCTGTTCACGACGAAGGCCGGCAACGTCATGCTCGGCGCGGCGCTCGTGCTCGCCGGGTTCGGCTTCTGGTGGATGAAGAAGACCATAGAGATCGAGATCTGA
- a CDS encoding CpaF family protein → MSLYKRLHEVQQTPGGGAVTKRRDPVLDELRHKIHHVLIDELGPILYDKRLSEDDLRRRVHEQLHNALAQERAPLSAADKAQLIQDVSDDILGYGPIDRLLKDEEITEVMVNGPEKVYVERNGRLERANASFVDEVHLRRIIDKIVGEIGRRIDESSPLCDARLPDGSRVNAVIHPLAIEGPFLTIRKFSKDPLQVDDLIRFGTLNAHSARFLQACVVGRLNVIVSGGTGTGKTTTLNVMSSFIPPEERIVTVEDSKELQLHQEHVLALEARPPNIEGRGEITIRDLVKNCLRMRPDRIVVGECRSGETLDMLQAMNTGHDGSITTIHSNSPRDTLSRIETMTLMSGFELPIRAIREQMASALDLIVHLSRLRDGTRRITHITEVQGMEGDVITLQDVFLFDYSMGIDEHGRYKGHLKATGVRPKFAEKLADLGIRLGPEVFQPEPGNRAMGIR, encoded by the coding sequence ATGTCGCTCTACAAGCGGCTCCACGAGGTGCAGCAGACGCCGGGCGGAGGTGCGGTCACCAAGCGCCGTGACCCCGTCCTGGACGAGCTGCGCCACAAGATCCACCACGTGCTCATCGACGAGCTCGGGCCCATCCTCTACGACAAGCGGCTCTCCGAGGACGACCTGCGCCGTCGGGTGCACGAGCAGCTGCACAACGCCCTGGCCCAGGAGCGGGCCCCGCTCTCCGCGGCCGACAAGGCCCAGCTCATCCAGGACGTCTCCGACGACATCTTGGGGTACGGCCCCATCGACCGGCTCCTCAAGGACGAGGAGATCACCGAGGTCATGGTCAACGGCCCGGAGAAGGTGTACGTCGAGCGCAACGGCCGCCTCGAGCGGGCCAACGCCAGCTTCGTGGACGAGGTCCACCTGCGGCGCATCATCGACAAGATCGTGGGCGAGATCGGCCGGCGCATCGACGAGAGCTCACCGCTCTGCGACGCCCGCCTGCCCGACGGCTCCCGAGTCAACGCCGTCATCCACCCGCTGGCCATCGAAGGCCCCTTCCTCACCATCCGGAAGTTCTCCAAGGACCCGCTCCAGGTCGACGACCTCATCCGCTTCGGCACCCTCAACGCCCATTCGGCCCGCTTCCTCCAGGCCTGCGTCGTCGGGCGCCTGAACGTGATCGTCTCCGGTGGTACCGGTACCGGCAAGACCACGACCCTCAACGTGATGTCCTCGTTCATCCCACCCGAAGAGCGCATCGTGACGGTGGAGGACTCCAAGGAGCTCCAGCTCCACCAGGAGCACGTGCTCGCGTTGGAGGCCCGCCCGCCCAACATCGAGGGCCGGGGTGAGATCACCATCCGTGACCTCGTCAAGAACTGCCTGCGCATGCGGCCCGACCGGATCGTGGTGGGGGAGTGCCGCTCCGGCGAGACCCTCGACATGCTCCAGGCCATGAACACGGGCCATGACGGCTCGATCACCACCATCCACTCCAACAGCCCCCGGGACACCCTCTCCCGCATCGAGACCATGACCCTGATGTCGGGGTTCGAGCTCCCGATCCGGGCCATCCGTGAGCAGATGGCCTCCGCGCTCGACCTGATCGTGCACCTGAGTCGTCTCCGCGACGGCACCCGTCGCATCACCCACATCACCGAGGTGCAGGGGATGGAGGGCGACGTCATCACGCTCCAGGACGTGTTCCTGTTCGACTACTCGATGGGCATCGACGAGCACGGGCGCTACAAGGGCCACCTCAAGGCCACCGGCGTGCGCCCGAAGTTCGCCGAGAAGCTCGCCGACCTCGGCATCCGCCTCGGCCCCGAGGTCTTCCAGCCCGAGCCCGGCAACCGAGCGATGGGCATCCGATGA
- the cpaB gene encoding Flp pilus assembly protein CpaB has protein sequence MILIAAIAVGALAAFMIFNYVGGVEDQANQGAERVDVFVVRKDIPKGLPGEQARDEGYIVQDKIPREFLPATAVRSLDQIDGRVALNNLAANQVLVDGMFVDPAQAQIGFSARIPDSQVAITLSIDEVRGVAGLLVPGDKVDLLVTAQGEGEGTDTGVPNPAISRMVYHSVEILAIGQTATPQPGENITAASAEGEDPAAAPSTAAAPIANSGLITFLVPVESAQLLSALDPAEIYLALVGPDYDPEPLPALELTPDTPLPGESGSELTPYGPDGAPE, from the coding sequence ATGATCCTCATCGCAGCGATTGCCGTCGGGGCACTCGCCGCGTTCATGATCTTCAACTACGTCGGTGGGGTCGAAGACCAGGCCAACCAGGGAGCCGAGCGGGTCGACGTCTTCGTCGTGCGCAAGGACATCCCCAAGGGGCTGCCCGGTGAGCAGGCCCGAGACGAGGGGTACATCGTGCAGGACAAGATCCCGCGCGAGTTCCTGCCGGCGACCGCCGTGCGGAGCCTCGACCAGATCGACGGCCGGGTCGCCCTGAACAACCTCGCCGCCAACCAGGTGCTCGTCGACGGGATGTTCGTCGACCCGGCCCAGGCCCAGATCGGGTTCTCGGCACGGATCCCCGACTCCCAGGTGGCCATCACGCTCTCCATCGACGAGGTGCGGGGCGTGGCGGGCCTGCTCGTCCCCGGCGACAAGGTCGACCTCCTGGTCACCGCGCAGGGCGAGGGCGAGGGCACCGACACCGGGGTCCCCAACCCGGCCATCAGCCGGATGGTGTACCACAGCGTCGAGATCCTCGCGATCGGCCAGACGGCCACCCCGCAGCCCGGCGAGAACATCACCGCGGCGAGCGCCGAGGGCGAGGACCCGGCGGCAGCCCCCTCGACGGCGGCGGCCCCCATCGCCAACAGCGGGCTCATCACCTTCCTGGTGCCGGTCGAGTCGGCGCAGCTCCTCAGTGCGCTCGACCCCGCCGAGATCTACCTGGCGCTCGTCGGCCCCGACTACGACCCCGAGCCCCTGCCGGCCCTGGAGCTCACCCCGGACACCCCGCTGCCCGGTGAGAGCGGCAGCGAGCTGACCCCCTACGGCCCGGACGGTGCGCCGGAATGA
- a CDS encoding P-loop NTPase, with product MSLSSFFGRGDPGGNGSGGGPPSGGTALESPVPAPEVNGHGAPSQGYGAPANGYGDPAAAPGGYGGYDPLPPLSPEPAPAPSYAPAPVPAAPAPGSNLPTPSLSHIAIAVVDGDQTIRTRLALQLGDTAAPFPSVDALAQRLNGTPVVTVLGPSCAYGSELAALERLLQMHPEVGAILIAAEMSTTLLQQALRAGVKDVLAIPLDGNQLVQTVQRVADALSAQAAAMVPRAPEFSGPEPLEATEHGQVITVFSTKGGSGKSVIASNVAVRLAMRSDKPVCLVDADLQFGDVAVMLKLAPQHTIVDAVSAIDRLDAGLLQGFLVSHEPSGLLVLPAPLEPAFADQIGGPEMVRIVEILRTFCSHVVIDTPAYFNDVVLNLIEVSDDVLLVAGMDIPNIKNVKIGLQTLRLLNTPMSKLRLVLNRANSKVKLEVGEVEKTLQVKADSLIPSDVVVPQAVNKGTPVILSAPKAAVSRALEQLADTFIAAPAGRR from the coding sequence ATGAGCCTCTCCTCCTTCTTCGGCCGGGGTGACCCCGGCGGAAACGGCAGCGGGGGTGGCCCCCCGTCGGGGGGCACCGCCCTCGAGTCCCCGGTCCCGGCCCCCGAGGTCAACGGCCACGGCGCCCCGTCCCAGGGGTACGGGGCGCCGGCCAACGGCTACGGCGACCCGGCAGCCGCTCCCGGTGGCTACGGGGGCTACGACCCGCTCCCGCCGCTGAGTCCCGAGCCTGCGCCCGCCCCCTCCTACGCCCCGGCACCCGTGCCGGCGGCGCCGGCCCCCGGGTCCAACCTGCCCACCCCGAGCCTCAGCCACATCGCGATCGCGGTGGTGGACGGCGACCAGACGATCCGCACCCGACTGGCGCTCCAGCTCGGGGACACCGCAGCGCCGTTCCCCAGCGTCGACGCCCTGGCCCAGCGACTCAACGGCACGCCCGTGGTCACGGTCCTCGGGCCCTCGTGCGCTTACGGCAGCGAGCTGGCGGCGCTCGAGCGCCTGCTCCAGATGCACCCCGAGGTCGGGGCCATCCTGATCGCCGCCGAGATGTCCACCACCCTGTTGCAGCAGGCGCTGCGGGCGGGGGTGAAGGACGTCCTCGCCATCCCCCTCGACGGCAACCAGCTGGTCCAGACAGTTCAGCGGGTCGCCGACGCGCTGTCGGCCCAGGCCGCGGCGATGGTGCCCCGGGCCCCGGAGTTCAGCGGTCCCGAGCCCCTCGAGGCCACCGAGCACGGCCAGGTCATCACCGTGTTCTCCACGAAGGGCGGGTCCGGCAAGTCGGTCATCGCCTCCAACGTGGCTGTCCGCCTCGCCATGCGCAGCGACAAGCCCGTCTGCCTCGTCGACGCCGACCTCCAGTTCGGCGACGTGGCCGTCATGCTCAAGCTGGCGCCCCAGCACACCATCGTCGACGCGGTCAGTGCCATCGACCGCCTGGACGCCGGCCTGCTCCAGGGCTTCCTCGTCAGCCACGAGCCCTCGGGCCTGCTGGTGCTCCCTGCGCCCCTCGAGCCGGCCTTCGCCGACCAGATCGGCGGCCCGGAGATGGTGCGCATCGTCGAGATCCTGCGGACCTTCTGCTCCCACGTGGTGATCGACACGCCCGCCTACTTCAACGACGTGGTCCTCAACCTGATCGAGGTCAGCGACGACGTCCTGCTGGTGGCGGGCATGGACATCCCCAACATCAAGAACGTGAAGATCGGGCTGCAGACCCTGCGCCTCCTGAACACGCCGATGTCGAAGCTGCGCCTCGTGCTCAACCGAGCGAACTCCAAGGTGAAGCTCGAGGTGGGCGAGGTCGAGAAGACGCTCCAGGTCAAGGCCGACTCCCTGATCCCGAGCGACGTGGTCGTGCCCCAGGCCGTCAACAAGGGCACGCCCGTCATCCTCTCGGCGCCCAAGGCCGCCGTCAGCCGTGCCCTGGAACAGCTCGCCGACACCTTCATCGCCGCCCCGGCCGGGCGCCGGTAG
- a CDS encoding response regulator transcription factor produces the protein MTIYDTAAQNPAARAASLAALHAGIRLMLADDHRMLREGLRRSMAEQGFDMVGEARDGAEAVELARVLQPDVILMDVTMPELDGVEATRRIRSALPQVKVVMLTMHADQDVLASAIRAGASGYLVKDCSTEEIAEAVRMTARGDTIISPRLAASMLDEVRRIDGRPAGGPDEERVVTRREEEVLQLIADGCSTPEVAERLYISQKTVKNHLASIYQKLDARDRTQAVLQAVRMGIVHLD, from the coding sequence ATGACCATCTACGACACCGCAGCCCAGAACCCGGCCGCTCGAGCCGCATCGCTGGCCGCCCTGCACGCCGGCATCCGGCTCATGCTGGCCGACGACCACCGCATGCTCCGCGAGGGCCTGCGTCGGTCGATGGCGGAGCAGGGCTTCGACATGGTGGGCGAGGCCCGTGACGGCGCCGAGGCCGTGGAGCTGGCCCGGGTCCTCCAGCCCGACGTCATCTTGATGGACGTGACCATGCCCGAGCTCGACGGTGTGGAGGCGACCCGGCGCATCCGCAGCGCGCTCCCCCAGGTGAAGGTCGTGATGCTCACGATGCACGCCGACCAGGACGTGCTCGCCTCGGCGATCCGCGCCGGCGCCAGCGGCTATCTCGTGAAGGACTGCTCGACCGAGGAGATCGCCGAGGCCGTGCGCATGACCGCTCGCGGCGACACCATCATCTCGCCCCGCCTGGCCGCCTCCATGCTGGACGAGGTCCGGCGCATCGACGGACGGCCGGCGGGCGGTCCCGACGAGGAGCGGGTGGTCACGCGGCGTGAGGAGGAGGTCCTCCAGCTCATCGCCGACGGCTGCTCGACCCCCGAGGTCGCCGAACGCCTCTACATCAGCCAGAAGACCGTGAAGAACCATCTCGCGTCGATCTACCAGAAGCTCGACGCCCGGGACCGCACCCAGGCCGTCCTCCAGGCCGTCCGCATGGGCATCGTCCACCTCGACTGA
- a CDS encoding dephospho-CoA kinase, with product MILVGLTGGIGAGKSTVSALLAERGAVVIDADAITHELQRAGTPVLAAIVERFGDGVLAADGELDRPALAAIVFNDADELAALNAIVHPAVGAEMAERMAAVAGTDHVVVLDVPLLVESGRADMAGIVVVDVPPEVALDRLVHQRGVPEDDARARMGRQASREDRLAKADRVIDNSGTLDELEAQVDDVWAWMQALPHTPDAP from the coding sequence GTGATCCTCGTGGGCCTCACCGGCGGCATCGGCGCAGGGAAGTCGACCGTCTCCGCGCTGTTGGCCGAGCGGGGCGCGGTCGTCATCGACGCCGACGCCATCACCCACGAGCTCCAGCGCGCCGGCACCCCGGTGCTGGCCGCGATCGTCGAGCGCTTCGGAGACGGGGTGCTCGCCGCGGACGGCGAGCTCGATCGGCCCGCGCTGGCGGCCATCGTGTTCAACGACGCGGACGAGCTCGCCGCCCTCAACGCCATCGTGCACCCCGCCGTCGGGGCCGAGATGGCCGAGCGCATGGCGGCGGTCGCCGGGACCGACCACGTGGTCGTGCTGGACGTCCCGCTGCTCGTGGAGTCCGGCCGCGCCGACATGGCCGGCATCGTGGTGGTGGACGTGCCGCCCGAGGTGGCCCTCGACCGCCTCGTGCACCAGCGGGGGGTCCCGGAGGACGACGCCCGCGCCCGCATGGGTCGCCAGGCCTCGCGTGAAGACCGGCTGGCCAAGGCGGACCGCGTCATCGACAACTCGGGCACGCTCGACGAGCTCGAGGCGCAGGTCGACGACGTGTGGGCTTGGATGCAGGCCCTTCCCCACACGCCCGACGCACCCTGA
- a CDS encoding Flp family type IVb pilin — MTLTYEFLANWFRARFANSERGASLVEYALLVALIAVVCIAAVTVLGNNASKKFDSVGTSIS, encoded by the coding sequence ATGACCCTCACCTACGAGTTCCTCGCCAACTGGTTCCGTGCCCGCTTCGCCAACAGCGAGCGTGGTGCCTCCCTCGTCGAGTACGCGCTCCTCGTGGCCCTCATCGCCGTGGTGTGCATCGCCGCGGTGACCGTGCTCGGCAACAACGCCTCCAAGAAGTTCGACAGCGTCGGCACCTCGATCAGCTGA